A single window of Triticum urartu cultivar G1812 unplaced genomic scaffold, Tu2.1 TuUngrouped_contig_4768, whole genome shotgun sequence DNA harbors:
- the LOC125528285 gene encoding SNF2 domain-containing protein CLASSY 3-like, with product SKLFKWRVVKEILQMDGKIQPRYRQTSIEVFNNPDSDAKVLLASTRACCEGISLTGASRVVLLDVVWNPAVGRQAISRAFRIGQKKFVYTYNLITYGTGEGDKYDRQAEKDHLSKLVFSQEDEFNNVRNMLSKAEMDHCSKLISQDKVLEEMTSHDQLKGMFLKIHYPPTESNMVFTYNQIAPELS from the coding sequence AGCAAGCTTTTCAAATGGAGAGTAGTGAAAGAGATTCTCCAAATGGATGGGAAGATCCAACCACGATATCGTCAGACGTCAATTGAAGTTTTCAATAATCCAGATAGTGATGCGAAGGTGTTACTTGCATCTACAAGAGCTTGCTGTGAAGGGATTAGCCTAACCGGAGCTTCAAGAGTTGTTCTTCTAGATGTGGTTTGGAATCCCGCTGTGGGAAGGCAAGCTATCAGTAGGGCATTTAGGATAGGACAGAAGAAATTTGTATATACATACAATTTAATAACTTATGGAACAGGTGAAGGTGACAAGTATGATAGGCAAGCAGAAAAGGACCATTTGTCTAAGTTGGTCTTCTCTCAAGAGGATGAGTTCAATAATGTCAGGAACATGCTATCAAAAGCTGAAATGGATCACTGTTCTAAGTTGATATCTCAGGATAAGGTTCTGGAGGAGATGACCTCCCATGACCAGCTAAAAGGCATGTTCTTAAAGATACACTATCCACCAACTGAGTCAAACATGGTTTTCACTTACAATCAGATTGCCCCTGAGTTGAGTTAA